One Kwoniella newhampshirensis strain CBS 13917 chromosome 13, whole genome shotgun sequence DNA window includes the following coding sequences:
- a CDS encoding mitochondrial division protein 1, which yields MPDAHNGHADKPLRQALDPISAPYTSSINGTWSIAKEVVMGSFQSEHRRSESTRILSDLAPSLMHPKFLNNVPSTQVPSRTLGRPPSRPGTLLRLPTSLPSGLTNIQNRTTSNSLAIIEAVDKLTSLSLDPSRGDPSSQGEEIPSLIRGFKATVPSSELPKQRRRMIRGGLVDADLGYEKIGLKKLGDRARGLLTERGEEDEDEGELGVGRKAKRRKRQREGRRISEGRHLEGKLRLEDLVEQADEISQDKENLHVRQSLIQHEIFEVSAKIDALEEIRRRLETSLLHLQEEDLELDDELEGVQELMASPAIKSAAGTKALPNATAAAVSNKSSRRRKGPAFLPSEHDELPSGVAFMTLHGHTAPITGLDFSEPYGMLVTAGQDDVVKVWDLCDGEEIGELRGHSGTVKALQVEDTLCLTGGADGNVRLWDLRIVEDYEERLKSQLSQLARQDPLERIAEQRAAEDDDDWEEGPSGISQATQVGDGSPCVRTLEGHSKSVTALYYEDGCLVTGSSDKTIRQWDVATGQCVLTMDILWAISNPPPVPAAPAPAPPKLSHRSSTSFGSIHYDDILPSPGASLVGMSGASLLSAVTSQNFGVPTPPYADGSWEMYQDFVGGVQFWGYALASGSGDGGVRMWDMRTGQAHRTLVGHTAPVTCLQFDEMNIVTGSLDKTVRIWDLRMGAVSEVHRYEFPVTALQFDSRKVVACTGENGVEVYNRTTHNHTRLVVNGHTKPAEKMRFIDKYLVSGGRDGCAKVWAM from the exons ATGCCTGACGCCCATAATGGCCACGCCGACAAACCTCTACGTCAGGCGCTCGATCCCATCTCCGCACCCTACACGTCCTCCATCAATGGGACATGGTCAATCGCCAAAGAGGTCGTGATGGGTTCGTTTCAATCTGAACATAGAAGGTCGGAAAGTACCAGGATCCTGTCAGACC TCGCACCTTCTTTGATGCATCCTAAATTCCTGAACAACGTCCCCAGCACTCAGGTCCCTTCTCGTACTCTTGGTCGTCCACCTTCACGACCCGGGACACTGCTCCGTCTCCCCACTTCCCTGCCTTCcggtctcaccaacatACAGAATCGCACCACATCAAATTCACTAGCCATCATTGAAGCCGTCGATAAGCTCACTTCACTCTCGCTCGATCCCTCCCGGGGTGATCCTTCCtcacaaggagaagaaatACCATCTCTTATACGAGGGTTCAAAGCTACGGTACCTTCGTCCGAATTACCAAAACagcgaaggaggatgattcGAGGTGGTTTGGTTGATGCTGATTTGGGATATGAGAAAATTGGGCTGAAGAAATTGGGAGATAGAGCGAGAGGTCTGCTGACCgaaagaggtgaagaggacgaggatgaaggtgaaTTGGGGGTGGGGAGGAAAGcgaagcggaggaagagacagagagaaggTAGGAGGATATCAGAAGGGAGACATCTGGAAGGGAAATTGAGACTGGAGGATTTGGTGGAACAAGCAGATGAGATCTCTCAAGATAAAGAGAATCTTCACGTCcgtcaa TCACTCATTCAACATGAAATCTTCGAAGTCTCGGCAAAGATCGACGCTTTGGAGGAAATACGTCGGAGGCTCGAAACTTCCCTGCTACACTtacaagaagaagatctcgaaCTGGATGACGAGCTGGAAGGTGTACAGGAATTGATGGCTTCACCAGCCATCAAATCTGCGGCTGGGACAAAGGCTCTGCCTAATGCTACCGCTGCAGCTGTGAGCAACAAAAgttcaaggaggagaaaaggtCCCGCATTCTTGCCTTCAGAGCACGATGAACTACCGTCTGGTGTGGCTTTCATG ACTCTCCACGGACACACCGCCCCGATCACCGGCCTCGACTTCAGCGAGCCATATGGAATGTTGGTCACAGCCGGTCAGGATGACGTGGTCAAGGTGTGGGACTTGTGTGACGGAGAGGAAATTGGAGAGCTACGAGGGCATTCTG GAACCGTCAAAGCGCTTCAAGTCGAGGACACACTTTGCCTTACTGGTGGAGCCGATGGCAACGTGCGACTGTGGGATCTGCGCATAGTCGAGGACTACGAAGAGCGATTGAAGAGTCAGCTTAGTCAGCTTGCTAGACAGGATCCACTGGAAAGAATTGCCGAACAAAGAGCAgccgaggacgacgacgactgggaagaaggacctAGTGGCATCTCTCAAGCTACACAGGTCGGAGATGGCAGTCCTTGTGTGAGGACCCTGGAAGGACACAGCAAGTCCGTGACGGCGCTCTATTACGAGGATGGGTGCTTGGTCACAGGTTCGTCCGACAAGACCATCCGTCAGTGGGATGTCGCAACCGGCCAATGCGTTCTCACTATGGACATCCTCTGGGCGATCTccaatcctcctcctgtGCCTGCCGCTCCAGCGCCAGCACCACCAAAACTCTCACACCGGTCTTCTACATCGTTCGGCTCGATCCACTACGACGATATCTTACCTTCACCTGGGGCGTCTCTTGTCGGTATGTCTGGAGCAAGTCTGCTCAGTGCGGTGACGAGTCAGAACTTCGGTGTACCGACACCGCCTTATGCGGATGGCAGTTGGGAGATGTATCAAGATTTCGTGGGAGGTGTACAGTTCTGGGGGTATGCTCTGGCAAGTGGCAGCGGTGATGGTGGCGTGAGAATGTGGGACA TGCGTACAGGTCAGGCGCATAGGACATTGGTTGGACATACCGCTCCTGTGACGTGTCTTCAatttgacgagatgaacATAGTCACCGGGAGTCTCGACAAGACTGTCAGG ATATGGGACCTCCGCATGGGAGCTGTATCCGAAGTCCATCGATATGAGTTCCCGGTCACAGCCCTTCAATTCGACAGCAGGAAGGTAGTAGCATGTACGGGGGAGAACGGAGTAGAAGTGTACAACAGGACGACTCACAACCATACTAGGTTGGTGGTCAACGGACATACAAAGCCAGCGGAAAAGATGAGGTTCATCGACAAGTACCTGGTCTCAGGAGGCAGGGATGGGTGTGCAAAGGTCTGGGCAATGTGA